A single window of Paenibacillus sp. FSL H8-0537 DNA harbors:
- the fliR gene encoding flagellar biosynthetic protein FliR, whose translation MELIEKSFPIFLLIFCRITSFFVVAPMFSGKMVPNIAKLGLGFFISFIVFLTYGVNQTVATDASYVLYIVQEILIGLLFGFVVYLFFVVVQTAGALMDLQIGFAMANVVNPLTGTSAPLLGNFKYLMLIVIFFSLNGHHYLLRGLMDSYKWMPLAGDFFARISSGSISEFLTKAVGNTFLLALQVAAPLVIAMFLTDVGLGFLAKTAPQYNVFVIGIPLKLIIGMILLVLLMPGLAGLYERLFSIMFDNLEQLFVIFKGPDG comes from the coding sequence ATGGAGCTTATCGAAAAAAGTTTTCCTATTTTTTTGCTTATTTTTTGTCGAATTACATCATTTTTCGTCGTAGCTCCGATGTTTTCAGGTAAAATGGTGCCGAATATTGCGAAACTTGGTTTAGGTTTTTTTATATCCTTTATTGTGTTTCTCACTTATGGCGTGAACCAGACGGTGGCTACGGATGCAAGCTATGTGCTTTACATTGTACAGGAAATATTGATTGGCCTGCTGTTCGGATTTGTTGTTTATTTATTTTTCGTGGTGGTACAGACAGCAGGGGCATTAATGGATTTGCAGATTGGTTTTGCAATGGCGAACGTCGTCAATCCTTTGACAGGCACTTCAGCACCATTGCTGGGCAATTTTAAATACCTGATGCTCATTGTCATTTTCTTCTCCTTGAACGGTCATCATTATTTGCTTAGAGGGTTAATGGACAGTTACAAATGGATGCCGCTTGCTGGAGACTTTTTTGCGAGAATCAGCAGTGGCAGCATTAGCGAGTTTTTAACAAAGGCAGTTGGAAACACATTCCTTCTAGCTTTGCAAGTTGCAGCTCCGCTGGTTATTGCTATGTTTCTAACCGATGTTGGGCTGGGGTTTCTAGCCAAAACAGCGCCCCAATACAATGTGTTTGTTATCGGAATACCGCTCAAGCTCATTATCGGAATGATTTTGCTCGTGCTTTTAATGCCGGGACTTGCCGGATTATATGAACGGCTCTTTTCTATTATGTTCGATAATCTGGAGCAGCTATTCGTTATTTTCAAAGGGCCGGACGGGTAA
- the flhB gene encoding flagellar biosynthesis protein FlhB, which yields MQLYRLKLDLQLFSQEKTEKATPKKRSESRQKGQVSKSADFPSSFILLFTFAGFAMFGGFYKKRIMTMFDDIFENWLLMELTSENVFNLFYTLITQMLIFLLPIFTIAILVGIIGNVAQFGFLLTGEPLKMKISKLNPLQGLKQIFSMRSIVEMLKSMLKLLIIGLLVYQTIASDWSRLLSLSDLSVEQIFTFAAGLTVNMGIKIGAALVILAFADFLYQKYENEKSMKMSKQDIKDEHKKSEGDPLIKGRIREKQRRMAIQRMMQQIPNADVVITNPTHFAIALKYDSSNMEAPVIIAKGMDHVALRIREIAKEHGVITMENKPLARALYERAEIGDAIPADLFQAVAEVLAYVYKLKGRVKSS from the coding sequence ATGCAATTGTATCGTTTAAAGCTCGACCTGCAGCTGTTCAGCCAAGAAAAAACGGAAAAAGCAACCCCGAAAAAACGCTCTGAATCACGTCAAAAAGGACAGGTTTCCAAATCGGCGGATTTTCCCAGTTCCTTTATTTTACTGTTTACGTTTGCTGGGTTTGCTATGTTTGGCGGCTTTTACAAAAAGCGTATTATGACGATGTTCGATGATATATTCGAAAATTGGCTGCTGATGGAGCTGACCTCAGAAAATGTTTTCAACTTATTTTATACGCTAATCACCCAAATGTTGATTTTCTTGTTGCCGATATTTACGATAGCCATTTTGGTTGGCATTATTGGTAACGTTGCTCAATTTGGATTCCTGCTTACAGGAGAACCGCTCAAGATGAAGATCAGCAAGCTTAATCCGCTCCAAGGATTAAAGCAGATATTCTCGATGCGCTCGATTGTAGAAATGCTTAAAAGCATGCTCAAGCTTCTAATCATTGGATTGCTGGTCTATCAGACGATTGCCAGTGATTGGAGCCGGTTGCTTTCGCTCTCAGATCTATCCGTTGAACAAATTTTCACCTTTGCAGCTGGTCTGACAGTTAATATGGGGATTAAAATCGGTGCTGCACTTGTCATACTTGCCTTTGCCGATTTTTTGTATCAGAAGTATGAAAATGAGAAAAGCATGAAAATGTCCAAGCAGGACATTAAGGATGAGCATAAGAAATCAGAGGGTGATCCGCTTATCAAAGGCCGCATCCGTGAAAAGCAGCGTCGAATGGCCATCCAGCGGATGATGCAGCAAATTCCGAATGCAGATGTCGTTATTACGAACCCGACGCATTTTGCAATCGCCTTGAAATATGATTCCTCTAATATGGAGGCGCCCGTTATTATTGCCAAAGGCATGGATCATGTGGCGCTGCGCATTAGGGAAATCGCTAAAGAGCACGGCGTTATTACGATGGAAAATAAGCCGCTTGCCAGAGCATTATACGAACGCGCCGAAATCGGAGATGCCATACCGGCAGATTTGTTCCAAGCTGTGGCGGAGGTGCTCGCATACGTTTACAAGTTGAAAGGCCGTGTCAAATCATCGTAA